The following are from one region of the Amylibacter sp. IMCC11727 genome:
- the gyrB gene encoding DNA topoisomerase (ATP-hydrolyzing) subunit B encodes MSDEQNTPEEYGADSIKVLKGLEAVRKRPGMYIGDTDDGSGLHHMVYEVVDNGIDEALAKHADFVSVTIHEDESVSVRDNGRGIPVGIHEEEGVSAAEVIMTQLHAGGKFDSNSYKVSGGLHGVGVSVVNALSDWLELRIWRDGKEHTARFEHGDTARHLEVVGDANGETGTEVRFMASTETFSNRDYSFKTLENRLRELAFLNSGVKIILRDERPAEHLETVLQYEGGVKEFVKFLDRSKEGLLSEPIYVVGEKDDIGVEVAMWWNDSYHENVLPFTNNIPQRDGGTHMAGFRGALTRTINNYAQSSGIVKKEKVSFSGDDAREGLTCVLSVKVPDPKFSSQTKDKLVSSEVRPAVEGLMNEKLAEWFEENPVEAKNIVTKIVEAALAREAARKARELTRRKTAFGGTSLPGKLADCQERDPSKSEVFLVEGDSAGGSAKQGRSRENQAVLPLRGKILNIERARFDKMLTSEQITNLITALGTGIGRDEFNIEKLRYHKVVIMTDADVDGAHIRTLLLTFFFRQMPELIEGGYLYIAQPPLFKVARGKSEVYLKDQASLEDYLIAQGIEGSSLTLGDTSVIAGQDLARVVEEARNVRFLLNAFPTHYNRHVLEQAALAGALVPGRVDDNAQGVADAVAERLNKVSLEYERGWTGRITQDHGLRFARILRGVEESHTIDGKALRSGEARKLGGMTESLQETYSSLATFTRRDNAHPIFGATDLLNIVMEEGEKGLSLQRYKGLGEMNPDQLWETTLDPEARTLLQVKVEDLADADDLFTKLMGDVVEPRREFIQQNALSVENLDF; translated from the coding sequence ATGTCAGACGAGCAAAATACACCAGAAGAATACGGTGCAGATTCTATTAAAGTTCTCAAGGGCTTAGAAGCTGTTCGTAAACGACCTGGGATGTATATCGGCGACACGGATGATGGGTCTGGTCTGCACCACATGGTGTATGAGGTCGTGGACAACGGTATTGACGAGGCGTTGGCCAAACATGCGGACTTTGTTTCTGTCACAATCCACGAGGACGAGAGCGTTTCTGTGCGCGACAACGGGCGTGGGATTCCTGTGGGTATCCACGAAGAAGAGGGCGTGTCTGCGGCAGAGGTGATTATGACCCAGCTGCACGCCGGCGGGAAATTTGACAGCAACTCGTACAAGGTATCGGGCGGTTTGCACGGCGTGGGTGTGTCGGTTGTGAACGCGCTGTCTGATTGGTTGGAATTGCGCATCTGGCGTGATGGCAAAGAACACACCGCGCGGTTTGAGCATGGCGACACGGCGCGGCATTTGGAAGTTGTGGGCGATGCCAATGGCGAGACAGGAACCGAAGTGCGGTTCATGGCATCGACAGAAACATTTTCGAACCGCGATTATTCGTTCAAAACGCTGGAAAACCGCTTGCGCGAATTGGCATTTTTGAATTCTGGCGTGAAAATCATTTTGCGCGATGAACGCCCTGCCGAGCATCTGGAAACAGTGCTGCAGTATGAAGGTGGCGTGAAGGAGTTTGTGAAGTTTCTGGATCGCAGCAAAGAGGGCCTGTTGTCCGAGCCGATTTATGTTGTTGGCGAAAAAGATGACATCGGTGTCGAAGTGGCCATGTGGTGGAATGACAGCTACCATGAAAATGTGCTGCCGTTCACCAACAACATCCCACAGCGCGATGGCGGCACGCATATGGCGGGCTTTCGGGGTGCGTTGACGCGGACCATAAACAATTATGCGCAAAGCTCTGGCATTGTGAAGAAAGAGAAAGTGTCGTTCAGCGGGGATGACGCGCGCGAAGGTCTGACCTGTGTGTTGAGCGTGAAAGTGCCTGATCCAAAGTTCAGCTCGCAGACCAAAGACAAGCTGGTGTCATCCGAAGTGCGCCCTGCGGTCGAAGGTTTGATGAACGAAAAACTGGCGGAGTGGTTTGAGGAAAACCCCGTTGAAGCGAAAAACATCGTGACCAAAATCGTTGAGGCCGCGCTGGCCCGCGAGGCGGCACGTAAGGCGCGGGAATTAACGCGGCGCAAGACGGCGTTTGGTGGCACATCGTTGCCAGGCAAACTGGCGGATTGTCAGGAACGGGATCCGTCAAAATCTGAAGTTTTCTTGGTGGAGGGTGATTCCGCTGGCGGATCAGCCAAGCAAGGCCGAAGCCGCGAAAATCAGGCGGTGCTGCCGTTGCGTGGTAAGATCCTGAACATCGAACGGGCGCGGTTTGACAAGATGCTGACGTCCGAACAGATCACCAACCTGATCACGGCGCTGGGCACAGGGATCGGGCGCGACGAGTTCAACATCGAAAAACTGCGCTATCACAAGGTGGTCATTATGACCGATGCCGATGTGGATGGTGCGCATATTCGAACGCTGTTGTTGACGTTCTTTTTCCGCCAAATGCCCGAACTGATTGAAGGTGGGTATTTGTACATCGCGCAGCCGCCGCTGTTTAAAGTGGCCCGTGGTAAATCCGAAGTGTACTTGAAGGATCAGGCGTCACTGGAAGATTATCTGATTGCGCAAGGGATCGAAGGATCGTCACTGACGCTTGGGGATACATCGGTGATTGCAGGGCAGGATTTGGCACGAGTTGTGGAAGAAGCCCGCAATGTGCGGTTCCTGTTGAATGCGTTCCCGACCCATTACAACCGCCATGTTTTGGAACAGGCCGCGCTTGCGGGTGCGTTGGTTCCAGGGCGAGTGGACGACAACGCGCAAGGGGTTGCTGATGCGGTGGCAGAGCGTTTGAACAAAGTATCGCTGGAATACGAACGGGGTTGGACAGGGCGGATTACACAGGACCACGGCCTGCGGTTTGCGCGTATCCTGCGCGGTGTTGAAGAAAGCCACACGATTGACGGGAAGGCGTTGCGCTCTGGCGAGGCTCGCAAGCTCGGGGGGATGACCGAGAGTCTGCAAGAGACATACAGTTCACTGGCGACATTCACGCGGCGTGACAACGCGCATCCGATTTTTGGTGCGACCGATCTGTTGAACATTGTGATGGAAGAAGGCGAAAAAGGTCTGTCATTGCAACGCTACAAAGGTTTGGGCGAAATGAACCCAGATCAGTTGTGGGAAACCACGCTCGACCCAGAAGCGCGCACGTTGTTGCAGGTGAAGGTCGAAGATTTGGCCGATGCGGATGATCTGTTCACCAAACTGATGGGCGACGTGGTGGAACCGCGCCGCGAGTTTATCCAACAGAATGCGCTGAGCGTGGAGAATTTGGATTTTTAA
- a CDS encoding DUF302 domain-containing protein: protein MKRTLIAAAVAVISMSSIAKAESMIAKNSPHSVAETIDRLAAAVEGAGAKVFARVDHAAGAASVDMELRPTQMLMFGNPKLGTPAMLASQTMGLDLPLRVLAYQTEDGSVVVTYQNPANMAKAHGADADLEVFKKMTGALNKLTEKAISE from the coding sequence ATGAAAAGAACTCTGATTGCCGCCGCAGTAGCCGTTATTTCTATGTCCAGCATCGCGAAAGCTGAAAGCATGATTGCAAAAAATTCCCCGCATTCTGTCGCTGAAACCATTGACCGATTGGCCGCTGCTGTTGAAGGCGCTGGTGCCAAGGTGTTTGCCCGTGTGGACCACGCGGCGGGGGCTGCGAGCGTGGATATGGAGCTGCGTCCAACGCAGATGTTGATGTTTGGAAATCCAAAGCTCGGCACACCAGCGATGCTTGCGTCACAGACCATGGGTCTTGACCTGCCATTGCGGGTTTTGGCGTATCAAACAGAAGATGGCAGTGTTGTTGTCACCTACCAAAACCCTGCAAATATGGCGAAAGCCCATGGTGCGGACGCCGATTTAGAGGTGTTCAAAAAGATGACAGGTGCGCTGAATAAGCTGACTGAAAAGGCGATTTCTGAGTAA
- a CDS encoding DUF3303 family protein — protein MLFMVKLTHDYSTCQAHHPEKFPLFRDTLASVGDHGIKVHGHYSNRLEHTAFMVLEADTFEQLDTAFDPILEMGNFEVTPIVER, from the coding sequence ATGTTATTTATGGTCAAGCTCACGCATGATTACTCGACGTGCCAAGCGCATCATCCAGAAAAATTCCCGTTATTCAGGGATACATTAGCAAGCGTCGGCGATCACGGGATCAAGGTGCATGGTCACTATTCCAATCGCCTAGAACATACGGCTTTCATGGTACTAGAGGCTGATACCTTTGAGCAACTTGATACTGCTTTCGATCCAATCCTTGAAATGGGGAATTTTGAGGTCACTCCGATTGTGGAAAGGTAG
- a CDS encoding HAMP domain-containing sensor histidine kinase — MTNPEKWRPSLWFVLGGALASTLLVSLIGMVILRYWGAEIGFRMAAYVLAAGIGVITIIIWLLLLRLLLRPVTALQSYAEDIGAGRDAPPPTHFGTKELRSMGQQVMRMASTLSNREQTVRNFTDHVIHEVKTPVTTVQAATEMLEDSTDLTDDDRQLVEKIRKAGKQMQSQLASLREMVMAREANYHGTVQLVAIYEKLMRDHPDMGFQVDGGAVELPLSGDGLRLVLGHLIQNSAAHGATEIALWASVDLLIVQDNGKGISAGNQGRVFDAFFTTRRETGGTGMGLYIVSSLLQAHGADISLVPSDTGARFEIRFSTN; from the coding sequence ATGACCAATCCAGAAAAATGGCGCCCATCATTATGGTTTGTTTTGGGTGGAGCGTTGGCCAGCACGTTGCTGGTATCGCTGATTGGGATGGTGATCCTGCGGTATTGGGGTGCGGAAATCGGATTTCGTATGGCGGCCTATGTTTTGGCTGCGGGCATTGGCGTGATAACAATCATTATTTGGTTGTTGTTGTTGCGCCTGTTGTTGCGTCCTGTGACGGCGCTGCAATCTTATGCCGAAGACATTGGCGCAGGCCGTGATGCGCCGCCACCGACGCATTTTGGCACCAAGGAGCTGCGTTCGATGGGGCAGCAGGTGATGCGCATGGCCAGCACGCTTTCGAATCGGGAACAGACGGTCCGCAATTTCACCGACCATGTGATCCACGAGGTAAAGACCCCTGTGACCACCGTTCAGGCGGCCACAGAAATGTTGGAAGACAGCACCGATTTAACCGATGACGATCGGCAGTTGGTAGAGAAAATCCGCAAAGCAGGCAAACAGATGCAATCGCAGTTGGCTTCGCTGCGGGAAATGGTGATGGCCCGCGAGGCGAATTACCATGGAACGGTTCAGTTGGTCGCGATCTATGAAAAGCTGATGCGGGACCATCCCGATATGGGGTTCCAAGTGGATGGTGGCGCGGTTGAATTGCCACTATCCGGGGATGGATTGCGGTTGGTGCTCGGGCATTTGATCCAAAACTCGGCGGCGCACGGGGCAACAGAAATCGCGTTGTGGGCCAGCGTGGATCTGTTGATTGTGCAGGACAATGGCAAAGGTATCTCTGCGGGCAATCAAGGCCGCGTTTTTGATGCGTTCTTTACCACGCGCCGCGAAACGGGTGGAACAGGCATGGGCCTGTATATTGTTTCGAGCCTGCTTCAGGCCCATGGCGCGGATATTTCGTTGGTTCCTTCTGATACAGGGGCCCGATTTGAGATCAGATTTTCGACAAATTAG
- a CDS encoding cupin domain-containing protein — protein MPIEVKSFASQADEAKDMPNARMEAVNVLGQRVMKLTLAPDWKWSKDIKPIVGTASCKATHVGIIIEGTIHCVCDDGSEATYTAGDAYAISPNHDAWCVGGKQAVVFEFAGMWGE, from the coding sequence ATGCCGATAGAAGTGAAAAGTTTCGCGTCTCAAGCCGATGAAGCCAAGGATATGCCGAACGCTCGTATGGAAGCTGTTAACGTTCTTGGTCAGCGTGTGATGAAGCTCACACTCGCACCAGATTGGAAATGGTCGAAGGACATCAAGCCGATCGTGGGTACAGCCAGCTGCAAAGCAACGCATGTTGGGATCATTATAGAGGGTACAATTCATTGCGTATGCGACGACGGCTCCGAGGCAACCTACACTGCGGGTGACGCATATGCCATCTCACCAAATCACGACGCTTGGTGTGTGGGCGGCAAACAAGCAGTTGTCTTTGAGTTTGCTGGCATGTGGGGAGAATGA
- a CDS encoding ribonuclease E/G: protein MKKGRLVILDQIQGRDCAALIDNGRLTDLLIDPEGDAPRPGAIYRAKSLRPMKGQNGVMLDLGGGHTGYLRHAKGISAGETMLVQVSTHAEGNKASPVSPKLLFKSRYCIVTPDAKGLNIARKIRDEEERDRLLEIAHEALYGADPSLGLIIRSVSEGIEADAIFDDITAMRTAAEAVVAEHAGAPDLLFEAEPAAQIAWREWVDPDPDEVMQEQGGLELLGFQDAIEDLLSPAAKLTGGAWMAIEPTSALVAVDVNTGNDTSFAAGLKANLAAAKDLPRQLRLRGLGGQIVVDFAPMPRKDQRQVEQVLRAGFKADGIETALVGWTGLGHFELQRKRERLPLQEVLSS from the coding sequence ATGAAAAAGGGCCGATTGGTTATTTTGGATCAAATCCAAGGGCGTGATTGTGCGGCCTTGATTGACAACGGTCGTTTAACGGATTTGCTGATTGATCCAGAGGGGGATGCCCCGCGTCCTGGTGCGATTTATCGAGCGAAGTCTTTGCGACCGATGAAGGGCCAGAACGGTGTCATGCTGGATTTGGGCGGCGGGCACACAGGGTATCTGCGCCATGCCAAAGGGATTTCTGCAGGGGAAACCATGTTGGTGCAAGTGTCGACCCACGCTGAAGGGAACAAAGCATCACCTGTGTCCCCTAAGCTGTTGTTTAAAAGTAGATATTGCATTGTAACGCCAGATGCCAAGGGTCTGAATATTGCGCGAAAAATCCGTGATGAAGAAGAACGTGATCGCTTGTTAGAGATTGCGCATGAAGCGTTGTATGGGGCTGATCCATCGCTGGGCCTGATTATTCGATCTGTGTCCGAAGGTATCGAGGCAGACGCGATTTTTGATGACATCACTGCGATGCGCACAGCGGCAGAGGCAGTTGTTGCGGAACATGCGGGTGCGCCAGACCTGTTGTTCGAAGCAGAGCCAGCGGCGCAAATTGCATGGCGCGAATGGGTCGATCCTGATCCAGATGAAGTGATGCAAGAGCAGGGCGGATTGGAGTTGTTGGGATTTCAGGATGCCATTGAGGATTTGTTGTCCCCTGCTGCAAAGCTAACGGGTGGTGCGTGGATGGCGATTGAACCCACGTCTGCGTTGGTTGCTGTTGATGTAAACACTGGCAATGACACATCTTTTGCTGCTGGGTTAAAGGCGAACCTTGCCGCCGCAAAAGATCTGCCGCGTCAGTTGCGGTTGCGTGGTTTGGGTGGGCAGATCGTGGTGGATTTCGCCCCGATGCCGCGCAAAGACCAGCGACAAGTGGAACAGGTTTTGCGGGCAGGGTTTAAGGCCGATGGCATTGAAACTGCCCTTGTGGGGTGGACAGGCTTGGGCCATTTTGAATTGCAACGCAAACGGGAACGTTTGCCCCTGCAAGAGGTTCTGTCATCATGA
- the yacG gene encoding DNA gyrase inhibitor YacG, whose translation MSCPICEKETDAKYRPFCSKRCADVDLGKWLNEGYAIPGGATDEEDGVSSDLIPDEPKLH comes from the coding sequence ATGAGTTGCCCGATCTGTGAAAAAGAAACAGATGCCAAGTATCGCCCGTTTTGTTCTAAACGCTGTGCGGATGTGGATTTAGGCAAATGGCTGAACGAAGGATACGCGATTCCCGGTGGTGCGACGGATGAAGAGGACGGTGTTTCGTCCGATTTGATACCTGATGAACCAAAATTGCACTAA
- a CDS encoding MAPEG family protein: MQDFILYLAFYGLIVVIVILAQVLVAAQQVGLSTLAGNREDLVLTGLAGRMERAANNSLLALALVAPAVLMTHLSDAADNLADQLMLTFLLARIAYVALYALGIVWFRTAAWVTAFVCTALLYVGLVL, encoded by the coding sequence ATGCAAGACTTTATACTCTATCTGGCATTTTACGGGTTGATTGTCGTTATTGTAATCTTGGCGCAAGTCTTGGTAGCGGCCCAGCAGGTTGGGCTATCGACGCTTGCCGGCAATCGAGAAGATCTCGTTCTGACAGGCCTTGCTGGGCGAATGGAACGCGCCGCGAATAACTCGCTGCTTGCGCTCGCTTTGGTAGCACCTGCAGTTTTGATGACCCATCTGTCCGATGCCGCCGACAATTTGGCTGATCAACTGATGCTGACGTTCCTGCTCGCTCGAATTGCATATGTCGCACTCTACGCGCTCGGGATCGTTTGGTTCCGAACCGCTGCTTGGGTAACGGCCTTCGTATGCACCGCTCTGCTCTATGTGGGCTTGGTTCTTTGA
- a CDS encoding LysE family translocator yields the protein MTASFLDLLFYAGAIFLLFATPGPVWVALIARALSGGFHSAWPLALGVVVGDVLWPLVAIFGVSYLVSVYADFMFVLKIIGAIMFVFMGVQLLRKPVAAMGKSDSRLTRPSMWAGFMAGLLVILSNPKAILFYMGALPSFFDFRTITVWDIAAICSISLIVPLLGNVALAAMVDRMRVFLASPEAIRRLNVVSGVLLIGVGLLIAVT from the coding sequence ATGACCGCGTCTTTTCTAGACCTGCTGTTCTATGCGGGTGCGATTTTTTTGTTGTTTGCGACGCCTGGTCCCGTTTGGGTGGCGTTGATTGCGCGTGCGCTTTCTGGTGGGTTTCACAGTGCTTGGCCGTTGGCGCTCGGTGTGGTTGTGGGGGATGTGTTGTGGCCGCTGGTGGCGATTTTTGGGGTGAGCTATCTGGTGTCCGTGTACGCCGATTTCATGTTCGTTCTGAAAATTATTGGTGCGATCATGTTTGTGTTCATGGGGGTACAACTGCTGCGTAAACCTGTGGCGGCGATGGGGAAGTCTGACAGTCGTTTGACGCGGCCTAGTATGTGGGCGGGGTTTATGGCGGGGCTGTTGGTGATCCTGTCCAATCCCAAGGCGATTTTGTTTTACATGGGGGCGCTGCCGAGTTTTTTCGATTTCCGCACCATTACGGTTTGGGACATTGCGGCGATCTGTTCGATTTCGTTGATTGTGCCGCTGCTCGGCAATGTGGCGCTGGCGGCGATGGTGGATCGGATGCGGGTGTTTTTGGCATCCCCTGAAGCGATCCGTCGGCTGAATGTGGTGTCTGGTGTGCTGTTGATCGGCGTGGGTTTGCTGATTGCAGTGACCTAG
- a CDS encoding helix-turn-helix domain-containing protein, whose amino-acid sequence MLDLKIVEEEMCPIGLAGHLLIDKWIPIIIREIALFDRRGFNEILKNNREGISSASLASRMQHMVQLGLLRVEKADDHAQKKNYFLTEAGIAFVPILFHLASWTAEFRNPAPDIVELTSPFHSGDDDLKKKLLERLHQIHVTKTIEPTPLWWLADNL is encoded by the coding sequence ATGCTTGACTTGAAAATCGTCGAAGAGGAAATGTGCCCAATCGGCCTGGCTGGACACCTGCTTATTGACAAGTGGATCCCAATAATTATCCGCGAAATTGCGTTATTTGATCGACGTGGCTTCAACGAGATATTGAAAAACAATCGTGAAGGCATTTCCTCGGCATCGCTCGCTTCACGCATGCAACACATGGTGCAGCTGGGCCTATTGCGTGTCGAAAAAGCAGACGATCATGCGCAAAAGAAAAACTATTTTCTGACTGAAGCAGGTATCGCTTTTGTGCCTATATTGTTTCACTTGGCCAGCTGGACTGCTGAGTTTCGCAACCCAGCGCCGGACATTGTTGAGCTCACCAGTCCATTTCATTCAGGGGACGATGATTTGAAAAAGAAGCTACTCGAACGGCTGCACCAGATTCATGTGACGAAGACGATTGAACCAACGCCTTTGTGGTGGCTGGCTGATAACCTATAA
- the infA gene encoding translation initiation factor IF-1, producing MAKEELLEFDGVVVELLPNATFRVELENGHEIIAHTAGKMRKNRIRVLAGDKVQVEMTPYDLSKGRINYRYK from the coding sequence ATGGCTAAAGAAGAACTTCTCGAATTCGATGGTGTCGTTGTCGAGCTTCTGCCGAACGCGACGTTTCGGGTAGAGCTGGAAAACGGCCATGAAATTATTGCTCATACTGCTGGCAAGATGCGCAAAAACCGCATTCGCGTGCTAGCCGGGGACAAAGTACAGGTGGAAATGACACCTTACGATTTGTCCAAAGGGCGCATTAACTATCGTTATAAATAA
- a CDS encoding response regulator transcription factor codes for MKILVVDDDPQIRDVVSIALTRAEFTVVTASDAKLALIHANREAPDLIVLDVGLPEMDGFEVCRKIRATSDVPILFLTARDDEVDRVVGLELGADDYVTKPFSPRELVARIRAILKRVQGGGASRAVSHGAITLNMAAHTCKVAGQDVSLTGTEMKVLAKLMQAQGKAVSRVALINDLWGASSAVSDRTLDSHLRNLRAKLATAGAQDAIQTIHGVGVRMTL; via the coding sequence ATGAAAATCTTGGTCGTTGATGATGATCCACAGATCCGGGACGTGGTGTCCATTGCCCTGACCCGTGCTGAATTTACGGTGGTTACGGCATCGGATGCGAAGCTTGCGCTGATCCATGCAAACCGTGAGGCCCCCGATCTGATTGTTTTGGATGTGGGTCTGCCAGAGATGGATGGGTTTGAGGTGTGTCGAAAAATTCGGGCCACGTCTGATGTGCCGATCCTGTTTTTGACGGCGCGTGATGATGAAGTGGATCGCGTTGTCGGGCTGGAGCTGGGTGCAGATGACTATGTGACCAAACCCTTTAGCCCGCGAGAGCTGGTGGCGCGTATTCGAGCGATCCTGAAACGGGTGCAGGGTGGCGGAGCATCGCGGGCGGTATCGCATGGGGCGATTACGCTGAATATGGCGGCCCATACTTGCAAAGTGGCTGGCCAAGACGTGTCCTTAACTGGGACAGAGATGAAAGTGCTGGCCAAACTGATGCAGGCACAGGGCAAGGCGGTGTCTCGTGTGGCGCTGATCAACGATCTTTGGGGCGCGTCGAGCGCGGTGTCCGATCGCACGCTTGACAGTCATCTGCGCAACTTGCGGGCCAAGCTGGCCACGGCGGGGGCACAAGATGCCATTCAAACGATACACGGTGTGGGCGTGAGGATGACACTATGA
- a CDS encoding DUF4173 domain-containing protein yields the protein MSEKVFKGVPRALVLDGWWMSADAQFEEPKSRPQLRDQWGSQTRRRLVLLFALLALADVLFFQQAIGISLAVFAIVIFAAAALEDDNFQFQAGPIVVLVLGLLPIVDYVQFFSVVFLVAGVIVSVAWQRFGVSHSLDGVLYACKRLAFYLPVGAVQSIDDWIKSPVGAVDVNSVFKGFVRNWAFPIGGGCLILSLLIAANPVLERVFSDLFDVDWDAKRLVTRVLFWLGMAFLVWPFLSVSAQRLQRPIGPMPKRRVFGFGLHAQSVSNALWVFNGLLFVQLIMDGAFAIGGDLPYGVGYAQYAHRGAYPLVATALLAGCFALAARPFLEEGRWLKPLMIVWLGLNGLLTISSMYRLGIYVDAYGLTYLRIRAAIWMVLIVVWLGLIAVQIIRSKANGWLVLRSFALGIGALYMGCFINFAEVISRHNAGHERFNRISNYSFCKLVGTSKTANMVVLRRGGCVTNYPLPEIDGWRDWGFREWRVARYVEEARAKGGRHENLGR from the coding sequence ATGTCAGAGAAAGTATTCAAAGGCGTTCCACGGGCATTGGTGCTTGATGGATGGTGGATGAGCGCAGATGCGCAGTTTGAAGAGCCGAAATCGCGGCCTCAGTTGCGCGATCAATGGGGCAGCCAAACGCGGCGGCGGTTGGTTTTGCTGTTTGCTCTTTTGGCGCTAGCGGATGTTTTGTTTTTTCAGCAGGCCATCGGTATTTCGCTGGCGGTTTTTGCCATCGTGATTTTTGCGGCGGCGGCATTGGAAGATGACAATTTTCAATTTCAGGCGGGGCCGATTGTTGTGCTGGTCTTGGGTTTGTTGCCCATTGTGGACTATGTGCAGTTCTTTTCCGTCGTATTTTTGGTGGCTGGCGTGATCGTGAGTGTGGCGTGGCAGCGGTTTGGTGTGTCGCACAGTTTGGACGGTGTGCTGTATGCGTGCAAAAGGCTGGCGTTTTATCTGCCAGTGGGGGCGGTCCAGTCCATTGATGACTGGATTAAGTCACCCGTTGGCGCGGTGGATGTGAACAGTGTGTTCAAAGGGTTTGTGCGCAATTGGGCGTTTCCCATTGGCGGTGGGTGTTTGATCCTAAGCCTGTTGATTGCGGCAAACCCTGTGTTGGAGCGGGTGTTTTCTGACCTGTTTGATGTGGATTGGGATGCGAAACGACTGGTGACGCGGGTTTTGTTTTGGCTGGGCATGGCGTTTCTGGTCTGGCCGTTTCTTTCCGTTTCAGCGCAAAGATTGCAGCGCCCGATTGGGCCGATGCCGAAACGGCGTGTGTTTGGGTTTGGCCTGCATGCGCAATCCGTTTCCAATGCGTTGTGGGTGTTTAACGGGCTTCTGTTTGTGCAACTGATCATGGATGGGGCCTTTGCGATTGGCGGCGATCTGCCCTATGGCGTTGGCTATGCGCAGTATGCGCACCGTGGGGCCTATCCTTTGGTGGCGACGGCGCTTTTGGCGGGGTGTTTTGCCTTGGCGGCACGTCCGTTTCTGGAAGAGGGCCGTTGGTTGAAGCCATTGATGATTGTGTGGCTTGGGCTGAACGGGTTGCTGACAATTTCGTCCATGTATCGGCTGGGGATTTATGTGGATGCCTATGGCTTGACCTATTTGCGGATACGGGCGGCCATTTGGATGGTTTTGATTGTGGTCTGGCTGGGGTTGATTGCCGTTCAGATCATCCGATCAAAGGCCAATGGCTGGTTGGTTTTGCGCAGTTTCGCATTGGGCATTGGGGCGCTGTACATGGGGTGTTTCATCAATTTTGCCGAGGTGATTTCGCGGCACAATGCGGGGCATGAGAGATTCAACAGAATTTCAAATTATTCGTTTTGCAAATTGGTCGGAACGTCCAAAACGGCAAATATGGTCGTTCTTCGGCGCGGCGGCTGTGTTACGAACTATCCTTTGCCCGAAATTGATGGTTGGCGCGATTGGGGGTTTCGGGAATGGCGCGTTGCGCGGTATGTGGAAGAGGCGCGTGCAAAAGGGGGCCGTCATGAAAATCTTGGTCGTTGA
- a CDS encoding nuclear transport factor 2 family protein — protein sequence MSLYKKIKAAQDGKDIEGYLDCLHEDFVFVRHQLGAEVSKSDWMPTLTAMMESDTLSFSNQRCLYENEEIMVEHSLMTFPDGTSEAVMVVNLLKDGKIIRTETGATPIK from the coding sequence ATGTCGCTCTACAAAAAAATCAAAGCCGCCCAGGATGGTAAGGACATTGAAGGTTATCTGGATTGTTTGCATGAAGACTTCGTTTTTGTTCGGCATCAGTTGGGTGCGGAGGTTAGCAAATCAGACTGGATGCCTACATTAACGGCTATGATGGAAAGCGATACATTAAGCTTCAGCAACCAACGGTGTCTCTATGAAAACGAAGAGATCATGGTTGAGCACTCACTTATGACTTTCCCAGATGGGACATCAGAGGCCGTGATGGTTGTCAACCTGCTCAAAGATGGGAAAATCATTCGCACTGAAACGGGCGCGACGCCGATCAAGTAA
- a CDS encoding Maf family protein codes for MGLILGSASPRRLELLAQIGIVPDEVRPADIDETPLKDEAPRAYVRRLAEAKARAITPDPFDVVLCADTTVAVGVRIMEKPVDRAEAQKFLSLLSGRRHQVITGVAVRKGSQVIVKDVMNRVRFKRISDAEMTAYLDSDEWQGKAGGYAIQGRGAALIPSINGSYSNVVGLPLAETAAMLAGVGIR; via the coding sequence ATGGGATTGATTCTGGGTTCTGCCAGTCCACGGCGGCTGGAGTTGTTGGCGCAAATTGGCATTGTGCCTGATGAAGTGCGCCCAGCGGATATTGACGAAACCCCGCTGAAGGATGAAGCGCCGCGCGCCTATGTGCGCCGTTTGGCTGAGGCGAAGGCCCGCGCGATTACTCCTGATCCGTTTGATGTGGTACTGTGTGCAGATACCACCGTTGCGGTGGGTGTGCGGATCATGGAAAAACCTGTGGATCGCGCCGAGGCGCAGAAGTTTCTGTCCCTTTTGTCTGGTCGACGTCATCAGGTTATTACAGGCGTGGCGGTGCGCAAAGGCAGCCAAGTGATCGTAAAAGATGTGATGAATCGCGTGCGATTCAAACGGATTTCTGATGCGGAAATGACCGCGTATCTGGATAGCGACGAATGGCAGGGTAAGGCGGGTGGCTATGCCATTCAGGGCCGTGGTGCCGCGCTGATCCCGTCCATTAACGGGTCATATTCGAACGTGGTGGGATTACCGCTTGCGGAAACAGCGGCCATGTTGGCAGGGGTTGGAATACGATGA